In one window of Prevotella sp. E13-17 DNA:
- the gmd gene encoding GDP-mannose 4,6-dehydratase, with protein MKNIALITGVTGQDGSYLAEFLLDKGYEVHGTIRRSSVDFRERIAHLEGKEHFHLHYADLGDSMSILGVIGKVRPTEIYNLAAQSHVQVSFDSPEFTADVDAVGVLRILEAVRQLGMTDTCRIYQASTSELYGKVEEVPQNENTPFHPYSPYAVAKQYGFWIVKEYREAYNMYCCSGILFNHESERRGETFVTRKITLAAARIKQGKQDKLYLGNLSSLRDWGYAKDYVECMWLILQQKQPDDFVIATGVQHSVREFCYTAFKHVGIELEFVGEGANEKGIDKATGKVLIEVSPDFYRPTDVVNLWGDPTKAKAQLGWNPNKTSFEELVKIMVDSDMAKVAAEGAAAKVRTNLAEYLEKGIVK; from the coding sequence ATGAAGAATATAGCTCTAATCACAGGAGTCACCGGTCAGGATGGTTCATATCTGGCAGAATTTCTATTAGATAAAGGTTATGAAGTACATGGTACTATTCGCCGTTCGTCGGTTGACTTTCGTGAACGTATAGCGCATCTGGAAGGAAAAGAACACTTTCATTTACACTATGCCGATCTGGGCGACTCGATGAGTATCCTTGGCGTCATCGGCAAGGTACGCCCTACGGAAATTTACAACCTCGCAGCTCAGAGTCATGTTCAAGTATCATTTGACTCGCCCGAATTTACAGCAGACGTTGATGCTGTTGGCGTACTTCGCATTCTGGAGGCAGTACGGCAATTAGGGATGACAGACACTTGTCGTATTTACCAAGCATCGACCTCCGAACTATATGGAAAAGTGGAAGAAGTGCCACAGAATGAGAACACCCCCTTCCACCCCTACTCTCCCTATGCCGTAGCAAAACAGTATGGTTTCTGGATTGTAAAGGAGTACCGCGAGGCATACAACATGTATTGTTGTTCGGGCATCCTTTTCAACCATGAGAGTGAACGTCGTGGTGAAACATTTGTCACGCGCAAGATTACACTTGCCGCAGCCCGCATCAAGCAAGGAAAGCAGGATAAACTCTATTTGGGCAACCTAAGCAGTCTTCGCGACTGGGGTTACGCCAAGGACTACGTGGAATGCATGTGGCTGATTCTGCAACAAAAGCAGCCAGATGATTTCGTGATTGCAACTGGTGTGCAGCACTCTGTCCGTGAATTCTGTTATACCGCATTCAAACATGTGGGTATTGAATTAGAATTTGTAGGCGAAGGGGCAAACGAGAAAGGCATCGACAAAGCAACCGGAAAGGTTCTCATAGAAGTCAGTCCAGACTTTTATAGACCTACAGATGTTGTCAATCTGTGGGGCGACCCGACTAAGGCAAAAGCCCAATTGGGCTGGAACCCCAACAAGACCTCATTTGAGGAACTGGTAAAGATCATGGTAGATAGTGACATGGCAAAAGTTGCAGCAGAGGGTGCTGCTGCTAAAGTACGTACGAACCTAGCAGAATATTTAGAGAAAGGAATTGTAAAATAA
- a CDS encoding lipopolysaccharide assembly protein LapB — protein sequence MPTSNHQQHEEDRKKFVRLLKKYEAAISSGEPVLLDGNELSEIADYYHISGQEEKAEDAIQLALSISPGAIGPLTYKIHEYLEVNDIETAKEYYSRITETDAPEYIYDWTEILLAQKKDQEAEWFLRKELEKVPEEELQDFIIDVAHIYEDWGFYDLAMKWIFGAQEEDSQDYKEIKAHTLLGLGKFDDSEKLFNELLDVAPYSTQYWKSLSNAQLMKGDVSKSIESSEYALAIDPQDTEAMIAKANGLSNLGNYEEALKYYRRALDAVPNDSAALLFTGICLYNLNKLQEATEMLLRAKQQALKSDQALLPDINHELALTYCSNKETDKALECIDELEKQDEDKAQIQLIKGHILLNAQRVEEAEKAFKQAVGLATDLPDILLHIAISYLENQMVKTSHKYLEKYFAVAPADTKDGYAYMAMCCYDLKDTKGFLKNLEKACRLNPQECQSVFSNLIPEEIAPEDYYNYLTERIDL from the coding sequence ATGCCAACAAGCAATCATCAACAACATGAAGAGGATAGAAAAAAGTTCGTTCGATTACTAAAAAAATACGAGGCGGCCATTTCATCTGGAGAACCTGTTCTGTTGGATGGCAATGAACTTTCTGAGATTGCCGACTATTACCATATAAGCGGACAGGAGGAGAAGGCTGAGGATGCAATACAATTAGCACTCAGCATTTCTCCTGGTGCTATTGGTCCATTAACCTACAAGATTCATGAATACCTGGAGGTAAATGACATTGAAACTGCCAAGGAATACTATTCCCGAATAACAGAAACAGACGCACCAGAATATATCTATGACTGGACGGAAATTCTATTGGCACAAAAAAAAGACCAAGAAGCAGAATGGTTTCTCAGAAAAGAGCTGGAAAAAGTCCCAGAAGAAGAACTTCAGGACTTTATCATTGACGTAGCACACATCTACGAAGATTGGGGCTTCTACGACCTTGCCATGAAATGGATTTTTGGTGCTCAAGAAGAAGATTCGCAAGACTACAAGGAAATTAAGGCACACACTTTATTAGGACTTGGAAAATTCGATGACAGCGAAAAGTTATTTAACGAATTACTGGACGTTGCCCCCTATTCTACGCAATACTGGAAATCATTGTCGAATGCCCAGCTAATGAAAGGAGACGTCTCCAAGTCTATTGAGAGCAGTGAATATGCATTGGCCATTGATCCCCAAGACACAGAAGCCATGATAGCCAAGGCTAATGGACTGAGCAATCTCGGGAATTACGAAGAGGCTCTGAAATACTACAGACGAGCACTTGATGCCGTTCCCAACGACAGTGCCGCTCTATTGTTCACAGGTATATGCCTGTATAACTTGAATAAGCTACAAGAAGCCACAGAAATGCTGTTGCGAGCTAAGCAACAGGCCCTGAAGTCTGACCAAGCTTTATTACCTGACATTAACCATGAGCTGGCACTGACCTACTGTTCAAATAAAGAGACGGACAAAGCATTGGAATGCATTGATGAATTGGAAAAGCAAGATGAAGACAAGGCGCAAATCCAACTGATAAAAGGACATATACTTTTAAATGCACAAAGAGTAGAGGAAGCTGAGAAAGCCTTCAAACAGGCTGTTGGGCTTGCGACCGACCTTCCTGACATACTACTGCATATTGCCATATCATACTTGGAGAACCAAATGGTTAAGACTTCGCACAAATATCTCGAAAAATATTTTGCAGTAGCTCCTGCCGACACAAAAGACGGTTATGCCTATATGGCAATGTGTTGCTATGATCTTAAAGACACAAAGGGCTTTCTTAAAAACCTTGAAAAGGCATGTAGGCTCAATCCGCAGGAATGCCAGAGTGTGTTCTCAAATCTCATCCCTGAAGAAATTGCCCCAGAAGATTATTATAACTATTTGACAGAAAGAATTGACCTATGA
- a CDS encoding mannose-1-phosphate guanylyltransferase: MPQVNNHLVIMAGGIGSRFWPMSTAERPKQFIDVLGVGKTLLQLTVERFGKLVNPQNIWVVTNQKYVDIVREQLPDIPQGNILCEPCRRNTAPCIAYVSWRIKAQDPKANIVVTPSDHIVMNVQEFQRVIKECMEFTDESDAIVTLGMKPNRPETGYGYIQADLSTSSLRNKGIFRVDSFREKPDLETAQQYIKKNYYYWNAGIFIWNVSTIVNAFRVYQPKMNKIFETLLPIYGTPQEQEVINEKFPACENISVDYAIMEKAEEIFVCPADFGWSDLGTWGSLQSQVHRDLYGNACIGNDINLFETHNCMIHTTQEKKVVVQGLDGYIVAENDNTLLICKLSEEQRIKQFSGEN, from the coding sequence ATGCCTCAAGTAAACAATCACCTCGTTATTATGGCAGGCGGTATTGGGAGTCGCTTTTGGCCAATGAGCACGGCTGAACGTCCGAAACAGTTTATCGATGTTCTCGGCGTTGGCAAAACACTCTTGCAACTGACCGTAGAACGATTTGGCAAGTTGGTCAATCCTCAAAACATTTGGGTTGTTACTAACCAAAAATATGTGGATATAGTTCGTGAGCAGTTGCCTGACATACCGCAAGGGAACATTCTATGCGAACCTTGCCGGAGGAATACGGCACCATGCATAGCATATGTATCATGGCGCATCAAGGCACAAGACCCGAAAGCTAATATTGTCGTGACTCCTAGTGATCATATCGTCATGAACGTTCAAGAGTTCCAGCGTGTTATCAAAGAATGTATGGAGTTTACAGACGAAAGCGATGCAATCGTTACACTGGGTATGAAGCCCAACCGTCCTGAAACGGGCTATGGCTATATACAGGCGGACTTGTCAACGAGTTCGCTGCGTAATAAAGGTATTTTTCGCGTGGACTCATTCCGCGAGAAGCCCGATTTGGAAACTGCTCAGCAATATATTAAGAAAAACTATTATTATTGGAACGCAGGAATATTCATCTGGAACGTATCAACAATCGTAAACGCATTCCGCGTTTATCAACCCAAGATGAACAAGATATTCGAAACACTTCTGCCAATATATGGTACGCCACAGGAACAAGAAGTAATCAACGAGAAATTCCCTGCATGCGAGAATATCTCCGTGGACTATGCCATCATGGAAAAAGCAGAGGAGATTTTCGTATGTCCAGCAGACTTCGGTTGGAGCGATCTTGGCACATGGGGTTCGTTGCAGTCACAAGTACATCGCGATCTTTATGGAAATGCCTGCATAGGAAATGATATCAATCTATTTGAGACACACAACTGCATGATACACACCACACAAGAGAAGAAAGTAGTAGTACAAGGATTGGACGGCTACATTGTAGCAGAAAACGACAACACCTTACTTATCTGCAAGCTCTCTGAAGAACAACGCATCAAGCAGTTTAGTGGAGAAAACTAA
- a CDS encoding DedA family protein — protein MSWIASLLNNLNYSTILFLMLLESTVIPVPSELVVAPAAYRAATGDLDVLLVILSATIGADIGASINYFVALYVGRPVIYKFANSKWGKMCLLNQKKVEKSESYFDNHGIIATLTGRLVPGIRHLISIPAGLARMNYWKFLLYTSIGAGAWHSILAAMGWYLHTVVGDVSDEELKGIIGQYNHYIVGFILGIVALTICYLLTKSYLKRKKKKSL, from the coding sequence ATGAGTTGGATTGCAAGCTTATTAAACAATCTGAATTACAGCACCATATTATTCTTGATGCTATTAGAGAGTACCGTTATTCCCGTACCCTCCGAGCTTGTTGTTGCACCTGCTGCTTATCGAGCAGCCACTGGCGATTTGGACGTGTTATTAGTGATTCTATCTGCGACCATTGGCGCTGATATCGGTGCTTCTATCAATTACTTTGTCGCACTATACGTCGGACGACCAGTTATTTATAAATTTGCCAATAGTAAATGGGGAAAGATGTGTTTGCTCAATCAAAAGAAAGTGGAAAAGAGTGAATCATACTTCGACAATCATGGCATCATAGCTACACTGACAGGTAGGCTTGTGCCAGGCATACGTCATCTCATATCTATTCCAGCGGGATTAGCACGTATGAACTATTGGAAGTTTCTGCTCTACACCTCTATTGGAGCTGGGGCGTGGCACAGCATTCTTGCTGCCATGGGCTGGTATCTGCACACTGTCGTAGGGGACGTCAGCGATGAAGAACTAAAAGGCATCATTGGTCAGTACAATCATTACATCGTTGGATTTATACTTGGTATTGTAGCATTAACAATCTGTTATTTGTTGACAAAAAGCTATCTAAAGAGAAAGAAGAAAAAATCACTGTAA